A single region of the Cryptococcus decagattii chromosome 4, complete sequence genome encodes:
- a CDS encoding ADP-ribosylation factor, producing the protein MGLSVSKLLNGLFGKKEMRILMVGLDAAGKTTILYKLKLGEIVTTIPTIGFNVETVEYKNISFTVWDVGGQDKIRPLWRHYFQNTQGIIFVVDSNDRERITEAREELQRMLSEDELRDALLLVFANKQDLPNAMNAAEITDKLGLHSLRQRSWYIQAACATSGDGLYEGLEWLSANLKRKSP; encoded by the exons ATGGGTCTTTCTGTCTCCAAGCTCCTTAACGGCCTCTTcggcaagaaggagatgc GAATCCTTATGGTCGGTCTCGATGCTGCTGGTAAAACAACCATCCTTTACAAGCTTAAGCTCGGTGAGATTGTCACCACTATTCCTACCATTG GCTTCAATGTGGAAACGGTCGAGTACAAGAACATTTCTTTCACAGTCTGGGATGTCGGAGGACAGGATAAGATTCGACCCTTGTGGAGGCATT ATTTCCAGAACACTCAAGGTATCATTTTCGTTGTTGACTCCAACGATAGGGAGCGAATTACCGAGGCGCGCGAGGAGT TGCAACGGATGTTgagtgaggatgagttGAGGGATGCCTTGCTCCTTGTATTCGCCAACAAACAG GACCTGCCTAATGCTATGAATGCCGCTGAGATCACAGACAAGCTTGGTCTTCACTCACTTCGACAGCGATCTTGGTACATTCAGGCGGCTTGTGCAACCTCTGGTGATGGTCTTTATGAAGGCCTTGAATGG CTCTCTGCCAACCTTAAGAGGAAGAGCCCTTAA